TAAAAGGCAAGTTTATTCGTGTAACCAGTCTTATACAATAAGGCATTTCAACATGCTTTAAATAAGAGACAAATCTGATCAAATGTACTGAAAGCTACAGGCCACACAAATCCTTTACAAAACAATTTGAgaacaatcaaaacaaaaatatgtggtTGTAATGATTGAGAGAGCATGTCGGAAATGATGCAACACAATGTTTACCATATTTATTCTAATAGAGTTACTATTACTAGAGAAATTCAGTTACTGTgagtcgaagacgaaggagaggtggaaagcggcttcttgggaatcatctttatttgccaagtatatcaaaaacacacaaggtagccgctctagtacaacaacagacagccagAGACTTtgagaaatttaagcagtttaaagtgactagtagtgcgataatatgGAACactgtcaattgtgcaaatggtgcagatgcttcaCAAGCACATGAGAGGCCAGTATTAGTCACCAACAGATATGCACATAGTGCAGAGTGGTAATCTTATTCACTGAAATGCAAAAGTTCATTTAAATGAAGGCATTTATTTGCGGGCAGGCCtttatttgattaaacacaGTGCCCGTTAATTGTTTGCAGAGAAATGTTACTTCCAAGGTCCATGCATAACCGCCTCACATGAGCAGTTTCTCTTTGCTACAGAAGTTTGCACTTGCTACACGTCTGTAAGACTGTGCTGTTGTGTATTGTTGGTTCTTTTCAACCCAGTTGTCATGCGTGGGTTTAGCTAAACAATAAAGCccactttagaaaaaaaacaagtaacatATTCTGGGATTAGACCATTTAAATGGTGTACACGTAcagatttttaacattttaagggatgtttaaaaaagagagagaccCCCTCAAGACTTAAAACACACCAcataatgtatttgtttatttaatctaCTGTATTCGGGGTGGTGGGTATCTGGCCGGGGGTGGGGgttgaaattaaacaaacactTACCGAATAACTTCTaatcaattaaaacatttcaataaaacaaatacaatagcTTACATATACATGAATATATGACTGAGCTTTAAAGTCACACTCATGAAGCTGAGACTGTTTGTGATTCCCTGTTTCAGAGCATTGCCACTGGGATCATCGCTATTGTGGTGTCGAGGAACCTTCGCATATTTAAGCTGGTAAGACTTTCAGGTCACCTTGAATCACATCCTGCACTGATTGGTACCCATTATCACACATTTAAGATGTTGCCTTTGTGTGTTCACAGCACATTGGACTTCTGTTAGCCTCGTTGCTGAACGCCCTGCTCTCAGCGGCGTGCTGCGTGGGCCTCCTGTTGGCCGTCGGTGTGACGGTCGCCCACAACGGTCAGGGCCTGATGCGAGGGTGTAACGACACAGTGGTCCCCGCCAACGCTCGCTCTCCTGTCAGCGCACAATGCCCGTTCGACACCACACGCATTTATGTGAGTCTTAACTCTCCTCCCAATATATGATTATGAGAAGAATGCATAGCATATAAACCAGAGGtaggtagtaacgcgctacatttactccattacatttactcaagtaacatttttgataaactgtacttgccagagtactttaaatgcaccttacttttttttacttgagtatttatgtgaagaaggatcaataCTTTCACTCCGTAACAATGATCGACaggccgttcgctacttttatttattcattcttgcgtgtgcgtgtctattTTTAACATCCATCTTCGACTTCAGCATAAGGCGCCCGTTCCGTCAATCCAACGTggtcactaatgtcatttgactccaattcaccaatcagacaacaCAAGGCAGTCTCGTGACCGTGCACGTAGCCTTCgcaagccaatcaaaatgactcattctGGGGGTGGGCGGCAGCCGCTCGAGTGtatttactttacagactccaaaaaaacaacagctttaataTGCAGCATAGTTTGGTCACTGGCCAGACGTgtatatttcagcccacttctaacttgtgAAGAAAACTTGCgctaagttgcagatgtttctattgttgttttggcagtggatatggcaacattagccctgtCTTATGGtgtcgcgcacacacacaatcactaagtctggtcagcaaacagcttcttcatgaagtcatttaagtgaataaagcaaatcatgtttctgtaCGGCCCAGTGCATGTGTTGTTTGCTTTTTGGgctgttaaaaatttaaatggtggcaggtgtgtgtcgactcccatatattgttattttatttgatgttcattctctgatttaaaaaataaaaagactactttttactgttacttgagtcatgttattctaaagtaacagtactcttacttgagtacaatatttggctactctacccacctgtgCACATGGGCCACATACGACCCACTCCATTCTTtaacagtgttgggaagattactttggaaatgtagttggttaaaAGTTACCCTGTTGACAGTGTAATAATATTGCAATTatgtatttcaattactttgtcaaattaatataactaattatgtttgattacattttggttATTTTCCTTAATTTTTAATGAATGCATCAAGAGGACCCTTGgatttttcctctaaaaaagtggattaaaaccgtagaaatattttcaaaatctcagacaaatgtatagattgcaccacaaggtggcgcttcgaggtcatttttggaaaagtatgtcatgtttgagaccaGAATAGCCCAttaccagagagagccaatcacaagcatcggctttagaaggaggaaatAATATgggaaaaaatcaaataaaatctgagcttttgcagctatttttcaaatgtaactaaaattgtaatcatagaaatttccaaaagcaactgtaatttaattatgcATTTGTCCCCCATGTAATAAATGACAATTGCATAGATTTTCTAATTAAGTTACATAACcttgttacatgtaattagtcaCTCACCAACATTGTTCTTGAATCACAcccaccaagcatttacatGGTCAAGAGTCCTGTTTGTGGTATTAatctagttttttttctccaattggttgataaaaattgtaaaactgTATTAATGTTTTACTACGCTGATTCTACAAATATTACTCTAGATTTATTACTTGGCACATAGCAACATCTTGACCttaagtttgtttgtttctttatggTTGGATTAGATTTAAATGTCTTAATTCCTCCTCAATGCcgtctttgtatttgtttttatattaaattaattatatttcATTTCTCTCACAGGATGAAGAAATGatctttgtctttatttttttattcattcacattattaattgtttaataggtgtattttaaataataaaataaaaacattagttATATAAtcaatgggcggcacggtggacgactggttagagcgtcagccaactccacacggccccgcctgtgtggagtttgcatgttctccccgtgcctgtgtgggttttctccgggcactccggtttcctcccacatcccaaaaacatgcatgaattggagactctaaattgcccgtaggcatgactgtgagtgcgaatggttgtttgttcctgtgtgtcctgcgattggctggcaaccggttcagggtgtaccccgcctcctgcccgatgacagctgggattggctccaggacgcccgcgaccctagtgaggagaagcgactcagaaaatggatggatggatggatataatcaATGttattgataattttttttaaatgtatttgattataTAATTGCTGAATACAttggaaattattatttgttttacatcttaggACACCACCCTGGCAATATGGTTCCCCAGTGCTGTGTTGGCAGCTGCAGAGTGTGGCCTGTCTGTATGGTGCTTCATCGTAGGACTGACTCTCCGGGGCCTGCTGGCCTGCGGAAAAACCTACTACAAAGAaaaggtgtgtgtatgtgtgtgcttgttggTGTGAGCAGCGATTCGCAAAGGTTGTAAAGTACTGTCCATTATTTGTTTTCTCACACATTTACTTTGGAGTTCCTCATCGTTCCTCTCTCACAGATGGAGGAAAGGGCCGAGAGCTCGCCACACAGCGCGCGCCTGATTGGCCAAAACGTCAACCCAGATGCCTGATGCAACAAAACGCTGGGAGTACAACACTCCATTCTTTTCCCATCCTTAAATCTTAAAGAAGATATAGTTTTGATATGAGTGGGCTGATTTATTTCGTTGAACCCGACCAAGACCAAATGCATTCATTAAATGCAAGTTTTTCATACATAGTATTCAAGTAGTCACAGTAGGACTGTTTATGCTCTCTGGTGAGTTTGCTTTGACTAGTCAATAACATTTCATGCTGAAAGTGCTGTTCAATATGAAGgaacattttgtacattttgacatcaagtgtaagtattttgtttttgtagcttttctttaaattatttaattatttaatttttgtttttacatttatcaAAATAGAACTCTGTTTTTAGTATTATTAGTGTACAGTACATTCTGAACCACCCCTTTGCATTTTGAGTTGCATTCAAAAGACGTTATCTTGAGGATTGTAAACCAGCCATGACTGGAGCATactttttttgcaaaacattATGTAATGTTTCATTAATATCTGATAGCTTTATGAACGAGACTGACACAAAATACCTTTGACTGATTAAATTGCACTAATTGGAGATGATTTATTGGAAAATTTGGTTAAGCAGAAACATGTCATATTTCACTAT
This sequence is a window from Phycodurus eques isolate BA_2022a chromosome 2, UOR_Pequ_1.1, whole genome shotgun sequence. Protein-coding genes within it:
- the LOC133397048 gene encoding keratinocyte-associated protein 3; its protein translation is MCIFDKEKGPRRLMKKGLALILVGHINFILGAIVHGSVLRHISKPSQQVTTEYTATNIISVTSGLLSIATGIIAIVVSRNLRIFKLHIGLLLASLLNALLSAACCVGLLLAVGVTVAHNGQGLMRGCNDTVVPANARSPVSAQCPFDTTRIYDTTLAIWFPSAVLAAAECGLSVWCFIVGLTLRGLLACGKTYYKEKMEERAESSPHSARLIGQNVNPDA